One region of Bosea sp. 29B genomic DNA includes:
- the metE gene encoding 5-methyltetrahydropteroyltriglutamate--homocysteine S-methyltransferase, translating to MSQSVSVATLGTPRIGPRRELKTALESFWAGKSDEKSLLEAARALRAANWARQKAQGITVIPSNDFSFYDQVLDTSVMVGAIPAIYGWKGGAVSLATYFAMARGSQGGDEEASCGHAHHRHGRSHGAPAQEMTKWFDTNYHYMVPEFAAGQRFELASLKPVEEYREAKALGYETRPVLLGPVTFLKLGKAKDPAFDPLSLLGELLPVYVDVLRRLSANGANWVQIDEPCLVLDLDENAREALRRTYATIAHALPKLKVMLTTYFGALGDNLDTAVSLPIAGLHLDLVRAPEQLEPVLAKAPRGLVLSLGVVDGRNIWRTDLEKVLARIEPVIARRGTDHVQVAPSCSLLHSPIDLELETNLDPDVKSWLAFSVQKMEELATLGQALGLGRDSVKDKLASSSAAAAARKASPKVNDKSVAERMAAINEAFGRRESPFAKRAKLQRARFNLPPFPTTTIGSFPQTPEVRKARTAHDKGQLGHAEYEQFLREEMARTVRWQEEIGLDVLVHGEFERNDMVQYFGEQLAGFAFTRHGWVQSYGSRCVRPPILYGDVSRPKPMTVEWWRYAQSLTKKPMKAMLTGPVTILNWSFVRDDIPRRDASKQIALAIRDEVLDLEKAGAAMIQIDEAALREGLPLRHGDWKHYLDWAVESFRICASGVADETQVHTHMCYSEFNQIIDAIAAMDADVISIETSRSKMELLEAFRSYQYPNEIGPGVYDIHSPRVPEVAEMKELLHLARQRLSDDQLWINPDCGLKTRKWEEVRPALINMVEAARALRLARY from the coding sequence ATGTCTCAATCAGTCTCCGTTGCCACTCTCGGCACGCCGCGGATCGGCCCGCGCCGTGAACTCAAGACCGCGCTCGAAAGCTTCTGGGCCGGAAAGTCCGACGAGAAGTCGCTCCTCGAAGCTGCCCGGGCCTTACGTGCCGCCAACTGGGCGCGTCAGAAGGCGCAAGGGATCACGGTGATCCCGTCGAACGACTTCTCCTTCTATGACCAGGTGCTTGACACCAGCGTCATGGTCGGGGCGATCCCTGCAATCTATGGCTGGAAGGGTGGCGCCGTATCGCTGGCAACCTACTTCGCCATGGCGCGTGGCTCGCAGGGCGGCGACGAGGAAGCTTCCTGCGGCCACGCCCATCACAGGCATGGTCGCTCCCACGGCGCTCCCGCTCAGGAGATGACCAAGTGGTTCGACACCAATTATCACTACATGGTGCCGGAGTTCGCGGCCGGGCAGCGCTTCGAGCTCGCCTCGCTGAAGCCAGTCGAGGAATATCGCGAGGCCAAGGCACTCGGCTATGAGACCCGGCCGGTACTGCTCGGCCCGGTCACCTTCCTCAAGCTCGGCAAGGCCAAGGATCCGGCCTTCGATCCACTCTCGCTGCTCGGCGAACTGCTGCCGGTCTATGTCGACGTCCTGCGCCGGCTCTCGGCCAATGGCGCCAACTGGGTGCAGATCGACGAGCCCTGCCTGGTGCTCGATCTCGATGAGAACGCCCGCGAAGCGCTGCGGCGCACCTATGCGACGATCGCCCACGCCCTGCCGAAGCTCAAGGTGATGCTGACAACCTATTTCGGCGCGCTCGGTGACAATCTCGACACCGCCGTCTCCCTGCCGATCGCGGGCCTGCATCTCGATCTCGTCCGCGCTCCCGAGCAACTGGAACCGGTTCTCGCCAAGGCTCCGCGCGGTCTTGTACTCTCGCTCGGCGTGGTCGACGGCCGCAATATCTGGCGCACGGACCTTGAGAAGGTGCTGGCACGGATCGAGCCGGTGATCGCGAGGCGCGGCACCGACCATGTCCAGGTCGCGCCGTCCTGCTCGCTGCTGCACAGCCCGATCGACCTCGAGCTCGAGACCAATCTCGACCCGGACGTGAAGAGTTGGCTCGCATTCTCCGTGCAGAAAATGGAGGAGCTCGCGACGCTTGGTCAGGCGCTCGGTCTTGGGCGCGACAGCGTCAAGGATAAGCTCGCCTCGTCGTCTGCGGCGGCCGCGGCCCGCAAGGCCTCGCCGAAGGTCAATGACAAGTCTGTCGCCGAGCGTATGGCAGCCATCAACGAGGCCTTCGGGCGCCGGGAAAGCCCGTTTGCCAAGCGCGCGAAGCTGCAGCGCGCCCGCTTCAATCTGCCGCCCTTCCCGACCACGACGATCGGCTCCTTCCCGCAGACGCCCGAGGTCCGCAAGGCTCGCACCGCCCATGACAAGGGCCAGCTCGGCCATGCCGAATACGAGCAGTTCCTGCGCGAGGAGATGGCACGGACTGTGCGCTGGCAGGAGGAGATCGGCCTCGATGTGCTCGTCCATGGCGAGTTCGAGCGCAACGACATGGTGCAGTATTTCGGCGAGCAGCTCGCCGGCTTCGCCTTCACCCGCCATGGCTGGGTGCAGAGCTATGGCTCGCGCTGCGTGCGCCCGCCGATCCTCTATGGCGACGTCTCGCGGCCGAAGCCGATGACGGTCGAATGGTGGCGCTATGCGCAGTCGCTGACCAAGAAGCCGATGAAGGCGATGCTGACCGGCCCCGTCACCATCCTGAACTGGTCCTTCGTCCGCGACGACATCCCGCGGCGAGACGCGTCGAAGCAGATCGCGCTGGCGATCCGCGACGAGGTGCTCGACCTGGAGAAGGCCGGTGCGGCGATGATCCAGATCGACGAGGCGGCGCTGCGCGAGGGCCTGCCGCTGCGCCATGGCGACTGGAAGCACTATCTCGACTGGGCCGTGGAGAGCTTCCGCATTTGCGCCTCCGGTGTCGCCGACGAGACGCAGGTCCACACCCATATGTGCTATTCGGAGTTCAACCAGATCATCGACGCGATCGCGGCGATGGACGCCGACGTCATCTCGATCGAGACGTCACGCTCGAAGATGGAGCTGCTGGAGGCCTTCCGCAGCTACCAGTACCCGAACGAGATCGGCCCCGGCGTCTACGACATCCACTCGCCGCGCGTACCCGAGGTCGCCGAGATGAAGGAGCTGCTTCACCTTGCGCGCCAGCGCCTCAGCGACGATCAGCTCTGGATCAATCCGGACTGCGGTCTGAAGACCCGTAAATGGGAAGAGGTCAGGCCGGCGCTGATCAACATGGTCGAAGCAGCCCGGGCACTTCGCTTGGCGCGATACTGA
- a CDS encoding glycosyltransferase family 4 protein, whose product MTALHRIAFIGNSLPRRCGIATFTTDLQQAVAASASDLTTSIVAMNDGDGYDYPGSVGFQIRDDQIEDYARAADFLNEGRFDVVSLQHEFGIFGGEAGAHVAGLLSRLTMPVVTTLHTVLSKPSPAQRGVMERIVDASSRVVVMAEKGRDMLRTIYRLPADKIEVIAHGIPDFAFVEPDEAKARLGFAGRSVILTFGLLSPNKGIEVMIDAMPSILRRRPDAVYVVLGATHPHLVREQGEAYRIGLQKRVHELGIEDHVVFLDQFVDRETLLGFISMCDVYVTPYLNEAQMTSGTLAYSFGLGKAVVSTPYWHAQELLADGRGALVPFGDVVATGNEIAGLLTDSTRRQAMRQRAYASSRSMTWEQTAKRYLATFESARRSRLLSVIAGTAQAKPFLQPSAPPELRTDHLHCMCDDTGLFQHAVHSVPDRAHGYCVDDNARALLLSCLLGSAGEQHLPEPLTARFASFVQHAWNPQARRFRNFMSFDRRWLEEVGSEDSHGRTLWALGECARSDASPSRRRWAAALFAEALPAVESFSSPRAWGFALLGLDAYCAVVAAPSSTIQLRSLLADRLLALLSTVETPDWVWFEEGLSYDNARLPQALIATGLSMQVPAYVEAGLRSLRWLVGVQSTPAGLFRPVGSESFGDRLSPPKAFDQQPLEATATISACLAAWRADGDAQWRTEAVRAFAWFIGENDLSTPLVDLETGACRDGLHRDRPNENRGGESVVSYLLSLAEIRQLSRMSGDRPKLAPLRVLHA is encoded by the coding sequence ATGACCGCACTCCATCGGATCGCCTTCATCGGCAACTCGCTGCCGCGCCGCTGCGGCATCGCCACCTTCACCACGGACCTGCAGCAGGCGGTTGCTGCATCTGCCTCCGATCTGACGACCTCGATCGTGGCGATGAACGATGGCGACGGTTACGATTATCCAGGCTCCGTCGGGTTCCAGATCCGCGATGACCAAATAGAGGACTATGCGCGCGCTGCCGACTTCCTGAACGAGGGCCGGTTCGACGTCGTCTCGCTGCAGCACGAATTCGGCATCTTCGGCGGCGAAGCGGGCGCGCATGTCGCCGGATTGCTGTCACGGCTGACGATGCCGGTTGTCACCACGCTTCATACCGTCTTGTCGAAACCGAGCCCGGCGCAGCGCGGCGTCATGGAGCGGATCGTCGATGCCTCGTCCCGCGTCGTCGTCATGGCGGAGAAAGGGCGCGACATGCTGCGCACCATCTACCGGCTTCCCGCCGACAAGATCGAGGTGATCGCGCACGGCATCCCCGATTTTGCTTTCGTCGAGCCGGACGAGGCCAAGGCCAGGCTCGGCTTCGCCGGCCGCTCGGTGATCCTGACCTTCGGCCTGCTGTCACCCAATAAAGGCATCGAGGTGATGATCGATGCGATGCCGTCGATCCTGAGGCGCCGGCCCGATGCCGTCTATGTCGTCCTTGGAGCCACCCACCCTCATCTCGTCCGCGAGCAGGGCGAGGCCTATCGCATCGGTTTGCAGAAGCGCGTCCACGAGCTCGGCATCGAGGATCACGTCGTCTTCCTCGACCAGTTTGTCGATCGCGAGACGCTGCTCGGCTTCATCTCGATGTGCGACGTTTACGTCACGCCCTATCTCAACGAGGCGCAGATGACCTCGGGCACGCTGGCCTATAGCTTCGGGCTTGGAAAAGCGGTCGTCTCGACGCCCTATTGGCATGCCCAGGAATTGCTCGCCGATGGCCGCGGCGCGCTGGTGCCGTTCGGCGACGTCGTCGCGACCGGCAATGAGATCGCGGGATTGCTGACTGACTCGACCAGGCGACAGGCCATGCGCCAGCGCGCCTATGCCAGCAGCCGCTCCATGACCTGGGAGCAGACCGCAAAGCGCTATCTCGCCACATTCGAGTCGGCGCGGCGTAGCCGTTTGCTGAGCGTGATTGCCGGGACGGCGCAGGCAAAGCCATTCCTTCAGCCATCCGCGCCGCCGGAGCTGCGGACCGACCACCTCCATTGCATGTGCGACGACACTGGCCTGTTCCAGCACGCCGTCCATTCCGTGCCGGATCGCGCGCATGGCTACTGCGTCGACGACAATGCCCGGGCGCTGCTGCTGTCCTGCCTTCTCGGCAGCGCCGGCGAGCAGCACCTGCCCGAGCCCCTGACGGCGCGGTTCGCCTCCTTCGTCCAGCATGCCTGGAATCCGCAGGCGCGGCGCTTCCGCAACTTCATGAGCTTCGATCGACGCTGGCTCGAGGAGGTCGGCTCGGAGGACAGCCATGGCCGGACCCTCTGGGCCCTCGGCGAATGCGCGCGCAGCGACGCCAGCCCGTCACGGCGGCGCTGGGCCGCTGCGCTGTTCGCCGAAGCGCTGCCCGCGGTCGAGAGCTTCAGCTCGCCTCGTGCCTGGGGATTCGCCCTGCTCGGCTTGGACGCCTACTGCGCCGTGGTCGCGGCGCCGTCCTCCACCATCCAGTTGCGCTCCCTGCTGGCGGACCGTCTGCTTGCCCTGCTGTCGACGGTCGAGACGCCGGACTGGGTCTGGTTCGAGGAAGGTCTCTCTTATGACAATGCCCGCTTGCCGCAGGCTTTGATCGCGACCGGGCTTTCGATGCAGGTTCCCGCCTATGTCGAAGCCGGCCTGCGCTCGCTGCGCTGGCTGGTCGGGGTGCAGAGCACACCTGCCGGCCTGTTCCGGCCGGTGGGTTCGGAGAGCTTCGGCGACAGGCTCAGCCCGCCGAAGGCGTTTGACCAGCAGCCCCTGGAGGCCACGGCGACGATTTCGGCCTGCCTTGCGGCCTGGCGCGCCGATGGTGACGCGCAATGGCGGACGGAAGCGGTGCGCGCCTTCGCCTGGTTCATTGGCGAGAACGACCTGTCGACACCGCTGGTCGATCTCGAAACCGGCGCCTGCCGCGATGGTCTCCACCGCGACCGGCCGAATGAGAACCGCGGCGGCGAATCCGTGGTATCCTACCTTCTCAGCCTCGCCGAGATTCGCCAGCTCTCCCGCATGAGTGGGGACCGCCCGAAACTGGCGCCGCTTCGGGTCTTGCACGCCTGA
- a CDS encoding glycoside hydrolase family 130 protein, giving the protein MPQATFLNRQALHLYPDPARVVVRRFGPSPDPRDMNPTDKLRANHIVARVMGLDQEAAASQLAEVLENFNGRHRNLLERFEARADEMEEVFTTHREFSRAQRQLLGSYFLHEYSFEAAALFNPSIVSHPDQSGAPPGGRRFVLSLRAVGEGHISSLTFRSGTIAADGSLSVDPTSRLATIATFRNRMVRLDGDDVEVAFSPDGDISERVIFPITASQSNGIEDARFVEFDEGGHSVFRATYTAYNGRGIRSELIETTDFLSFRMSPLRGSAAVNKGMALFPRKIAGRYAMIARQDNENLYLVYSDDLMNWDGGVAILKPQYPWEFIQIGTCGSPIELDEGWLLFTHGVGPVRRYAIGAVLLDKQDPSKVLARSREPLVRPEPSEREGYVPNVVYTCGAMRHRDQIVLPYAVSDTYCNFATIRIGALLQALSPVAADETHDLRQGALPEKEHEHDPR; this is encoded by the coding sequence TTGCCGCAAGCCACCTTCCTGAACCGGCAGGCTTTGCACCTCTACCCCGATCCCGCCCGGGTGGTGGTGCGCCGCTTCGGGCCCTCGCCCGATCCGCGCGACATGAACCCGACCGACAAGCTGCGCGCGAACCACATCGTTGCGCGCGTCATGGGGCTGGACCAGGAGGCGGCGGCAAGCCAGCTCGCCGAGGTGCTGGAGAACTTCAACGGCCGACACCGCAACCTACTGGAACGTTTCGAGGCGCGGGCCGACGAGATGGAGGAGGTGTTCACCACGCACCGCGAGTTCAGCAGAGCGCAACGCCAGCTGCTCGGATCCTATTTCCTGCATGAGTATTCGTTTGAGGCGGCAGCGCTCTTCAACCCGAGCATCGTCTCGCACCCCGACCAGTCCGGCGCTCCACCGGGCGGGCGCCGCTTCGTCCTCAGCCTTCGCGCGGTCGGCGAGGGCCATATCTCGTCCCTGACCTTCCGCTCCGGCACGATCGCCGCTGACGGCAGCCTGAGCGTCGATCCCACCTCTCGTCTCGCGACGATCGCGACCTTCCGCAATCGCATGGTGCGCCTCGACGGCGACGACGTCGAAGTGGCGTTCTCCCCGGACGGCGACATCAGCGAGCGGGTGATCTTTCCGATCACGGCCTCGCAGTCGAACGGGATCGAGGATGCGCGCTTCGTCGAGTTCGACGAGGGTGGGCACAGCGTGTTCCGCGCGACCTACACGGCCTATAACGGCAGGGGGATACGCTCCGAGCTGATCGAGACCACCGACTTCCTGTCGTTCCGAATGTCGCCCCTGCGAGGCAGCGCCGCCGTGAACAAGGGCATGGCGCTGTTCCCGCGCAAGATCGCTGGTCGCTACGCCATGATCGCGCGGCAGGACAATGAAAACCTCTATCTCGTCTATTCGGACGATCTGATGAATTGGGATGGCGGCGTCGCGATCCTGAAGCCGCAATACCCCTGGGAGTTCATCCAGATCGGGACTTGCGGCTCCCCGATCGAGCTCGACGAAGGCTGGCTCTTGTTCACCCATGGCGTCGGACCGGTGCGGCGCTATGCGATCGGCGCCGTCCTGCTCGACAAGCAGGATCCGTCGAAGGTGCTGGCGCGTTCGCGCGAGCCCCTGGTCCGGCCGGAGCCGTCCGAGCGAGAGGGCTATGTTCCCAACGTCGTCTACACCTGCGGTGCGATGCGCCACCGGGACCAGATCGTCCTGCCCTATGCGGTCTCCGACACCTACTGCAATTTCGCGACGATCAGGATCGGGGCGCTGCTGCAGGCCCTGAGCCCGGTCGCCGCCGACGAGACGCATGATCTGCGGCAGGGCGCCCTCCCTGAGAAAGAGCACGAACATGACCCAAGATAA